The Cyclobacterium amurskyense genome contains the following window.
AAAGATGCCAAAGCAATGTATGGAGAAGACAGTTTAAGAAAATACGGAATCTCACCTTGGAGCACTTACGAAACATTTAAAAACCTAAGCTATGCCTTTGAACGAAAAGATGTACAAGCAATTCTTAGACTAGCAGCCGACTTAGGTCATTATTTGGGAGACATCAATGTCCCTCTACACAGTACACAAAACTACAATGGACAGAACACCGGACAATATGGTATTCATGGTTTCTGGGAAAGTAGGCTTCCGGAATTGTACGCTACAGAATATGATTTCTTTGTAGGCAAGGCCAGTTACGTCCCTTCCCCTCAACTAGAAATCTGGAAAGCGATAGAAATTGCCCACCATGCTTTAGATTCTGTTTTTGGGTTTGAAAAAGTATTGACTCAGGAATTTCCTGATGACAAAAAGTACAGTTATGAGGACAGGGGCAATATTACTACCAGGGTTTACTCAAGAGAGTTTAGCAATGCCTATCATCAAATGCTAGGCGGTCAGGTAGAACGACAAATGAGACGCACCATAAAATTAATTGCTGACTTCTGGTA
Protein-coding sequences here:
- a CDS encoding zinc dependent phospholipase C family protein is translated as MACSFQELSAWGFYAHRLINRQAVYSLPPELMVFFKPHLTYITDKAVNPDRRRYAVKGEAEKHYIDLDIYGDSAVYKLPRFWKDAKAMYGEDSLRKYGISPWSTYETFKNLSYAFERKDVQAILRLAADLGHYLGDINVPLHSTQNYNGQNTGQYGIHGFWESRLPELYATEYDFFVGKASYVPSPQLEIWKAIEIAHHALDSVFGFEKVLTQEFPDDKKYSYEDRGNITTRVYSREFSNAYHQMLGGQVERQMRRTIKLIADFWYSAWILAGQPNLGDLNPDKMQVPYENDNSYTPRDSLKHIREHRAYIIDPEVLFWKNSDKYLYFWQAFQKYCERRPRFLPVG